The sequence CACTGACGGTGTCGTACAGTCCGGAGAGCTCACTTTCCCGGCGTCGCCGTCGTTCCAGCAGCGCCCGCACCCGCAACGCGACGGTCTTGGCCCGTTCCAGCTCGGCCAGCCGCTCCGGGGGCGCTCCGGCGGTGCGCGCGGCTAACAGCGGGCCCTCGAACTCCACCGCCGAGGCTTCGCGGGCGAGTAGTTCCAGGAACTCCACCGGCGAGGACATGACGGCCATTGTGCGCCGGTGCCCCTAGTTCGCCGTCCACCCCCCGTCGAGAGCGATGGACGCACCGGTGATGAACGCCGCCGGTGGTGAGCACAGGTACGCCACCAGCTCGGCCACCTCCTCCGGTTCGAGCAGCCGTTTGATGGCCGCACGGCCCAGCATGATCTTCTCGACGACCTCGGACTCCGGGATGCCGTGGCTGGCGGCCTGGTCGGCGATCTGGCTCTGCACCAGCGGGGTGCGCACGTACGCCGGGTTGACGCAGTTGGCCGTCACCCCGTGCGCGGCGCCCTCCAACGCGACTACCTTGGACAGACCCTCCAAGGCGTGTTTCGCCGAGACGTACGCCGCCTTGTACGGCGAGGCGCGCAGCCCGTGCACCGAGGAGATGTTGACGATGCGTCCCCAGCCTGCGGCGTACATGTGCGGCAGGGCCCGGCGGATGACCAGGAACGGGGCTTCGACCATCACCCGGTGCAGGTATTCGAAGCGTTCCACGGCGAACTCCGGGATCGGGGCGACGTGCTGGAGTCCGGCGTTGTTGACCACGATGTCCACCTTGGTGTCGAGGCGGTTGACCGTCTCCGGGTCCGCCAGGTCGGCGCCGACGGCCCGGCCGCCCACGTCGGCGGCGACCGTCCGGGCGGCAGCGATGTCCCGGTCCACCACCACCACGGTGGCGCCGGCCGCGCCGAGTCGTCGCGCACACGTCCGCCCGATGCCGCTGCCGCCTCCGGTCACCAGGGCGGTTCGACCGGTGAGATCGACCTGTACGACGTGGGGGGCCGTCCTCCTCGGATCTGCCGTCATGGCGCATGAAACTACGACCTGTATGGCCAGACGCACATGGGGTAGCGACACATACTCACCGGCGGTGCTGTGTGGTCGCAGTCGACATCGGGTGAACCGTGGCGGCACCGGTACCGCCGTCGGGCTCCGGCGTGTCCCGCCGGCTGTGGCTCCGACGATCTCGATAGGGTGTCGAACACACGTACTGCTGTTGGTCGGGGAGGAGGCGGCGTGCGCGTGCTCGGCGTTGACCCGGGGCTGACCCGGTGCGGGGTTGGCGTGGTCGAGGGCATGCCGGGGCGCCCCTGCACGTTGGTCGCCTACCACGTCGTCCACACCGATCCCGATGACGAGTTGCCGCTGCGCCTGCTGACCCTGGATCGCTCGCTCACCGCCCTGGTGGCCGAGCACCGGCCGGACAGCGTGGCCGTCGAGCGGGTGTTCAGCCAGCACAATGTCCGCACGGTGATGGGCACCGCCCAGGCCAGCGGGGTCGCCGTTCTCGCCGGGGCGCGGGCGGGCCTTCCGGTGCAGACCTACACTCCGAGCGAGGTGAAGGCGGCGGTGACCGGCTCCGGTCAGGCCGACAAGGCCCAGATGACCGCGATGGTGACGCGGCTGTTGCGGCTGTCCGCCCCGCCCCGCCCGGCGGACGCCGCCGATGCCCTGGCCCTGGCCATCTGCCACGTGTGGCGCGGTGGTACCCGCTCGAAGTTGGCGACCGCCGCCGATCGGGCACGACGACGAGGAGGAGGACGATGATCGCCAGTGTCCGGGGCGTGGTGACCGCGACCGGTCCCGACCACGCCGTCCTGGAGGTCGGCGGGGTGGGCCTGGCGGTGCAGTGCGCGCCGGGCACGATCGCCGACCTGCGGGTGGGCCAGCCGGCCCGCCTCGCCACCAGCCTGGTCGTCCGGGAGGATTCGCTGACCCTCTACGGGTTCGCCGACGACGACGCCAAGGCTCTGTTCGAGCTCCTGCAGACGGCCAGCGGGGTCGGCCCTCGACTGGCCCAGGCCGTCCTCGCGGTGCACCCGCCGGAGGCGGTCCGCGCGGCCATCGCCAACGCCGACACCGCCGCGTTGACCCGGGTGCCGGGCATCGGCAAGAAGGGCGCCGAGCGGCTCGTACTGGAGCTGCGGGACCGGATCGGTCCGGTCCCGGTCGGTGCCGACTCCGCCGCCGGCGTCACGACCGGTGCCTGGCCGGAGCAGGTGCGTCAGGCCCTGGTCGGGCTCGGCTGGACGGCGGCGCAGGCGGATCAGGCGGTCACCGCGGTGGCGGAGACGGTGGACGGGGCGGTGCCCCCGGTGCCGGTCCTGCTCCGACAGGCGATTCGGCTGCTGGGTCGGACCCGATGACGGGTGGGCGGAGTGCGTCGGGTCGACAGCATCCGGGTCACGGGTGAGGAATTGGGATGACGGGTGACAATCTGGTCTCGGCGTATGTGAGCGACGCCGAGCGGGACGTGGAGGCCAGCGTCCGGCCGCGCCGGCTGGCCGAGTTCATCGCGCAGGAGCGGGTCCGGGATCAACTCGACCTGCTGCTCCAGGGCGCGCTACGCCGAGGCAGTCCGCCCGATCACATCCTCCTGTCGGGCCCGCCGGGGCTGGGTAAGACCAGCCTCGCCAATATCGTCGCCGCCGAGTTGGGCACGAGTATCCGGGTGACCAGCGGACCGGCGATCGAGCGTTCCGGTGACCTGGCGGCCATCCTGACCAGTCTCGGTGAGGGGGATGTGCTCTTCATCGACGAGGTGCACCGGATCGCCCGGCCGGCGGAGGAACTCCTCTACAGCGCGATGGAGGACTTCCGGGTTGACGTGGTGGTGGGTAAGGGCCCCGGGGCAACAGCCATCCCGCTGGATGTGGAGCCGTTCACCCTGGTTGGCGCGACCACCCGCGCCGGGCTGCTCACCGGCCCGATGCGGGACCGGTTCGGTTTCGTCGCGCACCTGGACTTCTACTCCCCGGCCGACCTGGAGACGCTGCTCAACCGCTCGGCCCGCATCCTCGGTGTGCCGATCACCGCCGACGGCGCGGCCGAGATCTCCGGCCGCGCGCGGGGCACCCCCCGGATCGCGAACCGGTTGCTGCGCCGGGTGCGCGATTTCGCCGAGGTCCGGGCCGACGGCGTGGTCACCCGGGAGACCGCGCAGGCGGCACTCACCGTGTACGACGTGGACGCGTTGGGGCTGGACCGGCTGGACCGAGCGGTGCTCACCGCGCTCGTGGATCTGTTCCGGGGTGGTCCGGTCGGCCTGTCCACGTTGGCGGTGGCGGTGGGGGAGCAGCCGGACACCGTGGAGGAGGTCTGTGAGCCGTTCCTGGTGCGGGCCGGTCTCCTCGCCCGAACACCGCGTGGTCGGGTCGCCACCGAGGCGGCCTGGCACCATCTGGGGCGTACGCCAGCGAATGGTACATTTGGCCCGGATGTCCCTCCCGCGCGTGACCTGTTCTCGGTGGAGCCTGATCAGCCGTGATGCGAACGTGATCTGTGCCGCATTCGGTGTTCCCAGGTGAAGCGACTAGACTCGCCGCGGTCTGTACAGACGTAAGAAGTCGCCTTCGCCCCGGTACCCTCGTGCCGGTATGGGGGCCAATGGGAAGGTTTTACCACCGTGCTTTTGGCACAAGAAAACTCCGCCAGCAACTTCACTCCCATCCTCATGATCGTCCTGCTCTTCGGAGTCATGTACTTCATGATGATCCGTCCGCAGCAGAAGCGGCGTCGGGAAGCGGCGAACATGCAGTCCTCGCTGGGGCACGGTGACGAGGTCGTCACCATCGGCGGGCTGTATGGCACCGTCACCGGTGTGGACGACGAGACGGTGCTGCTGGAGGTCGCCCCCGGCGTGGAGACCCGCTACGCCCGTCCCGCGATTGCACGGGTCGTCACCAAGGCGGAGCAGCCCGCTGAGGCGGCGGTCGACGACGCGGACGCGGTCAAGGAGTAATACCGTCCGTCATTCCGGCGGCCGTGCAGCATATGAGTTGGACGAAAACTTGACAATCGGGTCGATCGCCACCCTCGGTAGGTGCAGGGTTTGGTGGCGTTCCGCGGCGGTGCCCGTGCGCCGTTGCGGCGACCCCCACATAGCTTCGGCCGGTTTGTCCGGCCTACAGCCGCCGCTGGCGTGGCGGCGTGACCCTACAGGGAGACAGGACAGCCGTGGCACCACCTCAAAAACAGATGCGCCCCGGGCGGCAGCTCGCCGTGCTCGGGTTCATCTTCGTGGTCCTCTATCTTCTGGTCTTCTTCGGCGGCGGCGCGAGCGGTAGCTGGCAGGACCGGCTCGAGCCCAAGCTCGGTCTCGACCTGGTCGGCGGCACGCGGCTGACGCTGGAGGCGACCAACACCGTCGACGGCCAGGCGCCGACCGCGGAGAGCCTTGAGGAGGCCCGGCAGATCATCGAGAGCCGGGTCAACGCCTTCGGGGTCGCTGAGGCCGAGGTCGTTACCGAGGGCGACCGGAACATCGTGATCTCCCTTCCCGGCGAGAACCGCGACCTGACCGAGGTCGGCAGCGCCGCGGAGTTGCGCTTCCGGAAGGTGCTTCAGGTAACCGACGGTAGTGGTGCGGCGGCGAACCCGCCGCCGAGCCCGACCAGCGCCCCCTCCGCCACGCCGTCCGAATCCGCTGCGCCGTCGGGCTCTGCCACGCCGTCGGGCTCCGCCACGCCGTCGGGCTCCGCCACGCCGTCCGGCTCCGCCACGCCGTCCGCAACCGGCAGCGCTTCGCCCACCCCGTCGAGCAGCGTCCAGGTCACGGCCTCGCCGACTGGCCAGGGCGGTGGCGCCCCGGCGCCGAGCGCGAGCGCCACCCCCTCGGCCACGCCCACGCCGAGCGCATCCTCCTCGCCCAGTGCGACACCGGCGGCGAGCGACAGCGCCACCCCGGTGCCGGCCAGCGTCGAGGAGCAGCGCAGGGCGGTCGAGCAGAAGGTCGGTGCGACTGCCTGGGAGGCCGCGAACGGGCTCCAGTCGCCGACCGACCTGGCCGCCGACCCGTCGCTGGTCGAGAAGCTCACGCCGTTCGCATCGCTGGACGACCGCGAGGTCGCGGTGCTGCCGGCCCAGATGCAGTTCACCGTCCCGCAGATCACCTGTGCCCAGCTCGATGCCCGCCCGCCGGCGTCGATCTCCGCCGTCGACCAACAGGCCGTCGCCTGTGAGTTCGGCAGCATCAAGTACCTGCTCGACCAGGCCAAGGTGGTGGGTACCGACATCAACGACGCCAACGCCGTGCTCGACCAGACCAGCCAGTGGGTGGTCAGCCTGGACTTCACCGGTTCTGGCCAGGAGAAGTGGACCGCGCTCACGGGCGAGGCGTTCCGGAACGAGGGCAATGCCTGCGACCCGAGCGCGCTCGGGGACAGCGGCAACTGCCGGGTCGCCGTCGTGCTGGACAACCAGGTCGTCTCCTCGCCGGAGATCCTGGGTGTGTTGACGAGTAACTCGCAGATCACCGGCAACTTCACCCAGCAGGACGCCAGCGACCTGGCGAGCACGCTGCGCTACGGCGCGCTGCCGGTGACCTTCGAGCCGCAGGCGCAGCAGAACGTCACCGCTACCCTCGGCGCCAGCCACCTGCGGG comes from Salinispora tropica CNB-440 and encodes:
- the ruvB gene encoding Holliday junction branch migration DNA helicase RuvB; this encodes MTGDNLVSAYVSDAERDVEASVRPRRLAEFIAQERVRDQLDLLLQGALRRGSPPDHILLSGPPGLGKTSLANIVAAELGTSIRVTSGPAIERSGDLAAILTSLGEGDVLFIDEVHRIARPAEELLYSAMEDFRVDVVVGKGPGATAIPLDVEPFTLVGATTRAGLLTGPMRDRFGFVAHLDFYSPADLETLLNRSARILGVPITADGAAEISGRARGTPRIANRLLRRVRDFAEVRADGVVTRETAQAALTVYDVDALGLDRLDRAVLTALVDLFRGGPVGLSTLAVAVGEQPDTVEEVCEPFLVRAGLLARTPRGRVATEAAWHHLGRTPANGTFGPDVPPARDLFSVEPDQP
- the yajC gene encoding preprotein translocase subunit YajC produces the protein MLLAQENSASNFTPILMIVLLFGVMYFMMIRPQQKRRREAANMQSSLGHGDEVVTIGGLYGTVTGVDDETVLLEVAPGVETRYARPAIARVVTKAEQPAEAAVDDADAVKE
- the ruvC gene encoding crossover junction endodeoxyribonuclease RuvC; protein product: MRVLGVDPGLTRCGVGVVEGMPGRPCTLVAYHVVHTDPDDELPLRLLTLDRSLTALVAEHRPDSVAVERVFSQHNVRTVMGTAQASGVAVLAGARAGLPVQTYTPSEVKAAVTGSGQADKAQMTAMVTRLLRLSAPPRPADAADALALAICHVWRGGTRSKLATAADRARRRGGGR
- the ruvA gene encoding Holliday junction branch migration protein RuvA, giving the protein MIASVRGVVTATGPDHAVLEVGGVGLAVQCAPGTIADLRVGQPARLATSLVVREDSLTLYGFADDDAKALFELLQTASGVGPRLAQAVLAVHPPEAVRAAIANADTAALTRVPGIGKKGAERLVLELRDRIGPVPVGADSAAGVTTGAWPEQVRQALVGLGWTAAQADQAVTAVAETVDGAVPPVPVLLRQAIRLLGRTR
- a CDS encoding 3-hydroxybutyrate dehydrogenase — encoded protein: MTADPRRTAPHVVQVDLTGRTALVTGGGSGIGRTCARRLGAAGATVVVVDRDIAAARTVAADVGGRAVGADLADPETVNRLDTKVDIVVNNAGLQHVAPIPEFAVERFEYLHRVMVEAPFLVIRRALPHMYAAGWGRIVNISSVHGLRASPYKAAYVSAKHALEGLSKVVALEGAAHGVTANCVNPAYVRTPLVQSQIADQAASHGIPESEVVEKIMLGRAAIKRLLEPEEVAELVAYLCSPPAAFITGASIALDGGWTAN
- the secD gene encoding protein translocase subunit SecD yields the protein MRPGRQLAVLGFIFVVLYLLVFFGGGASGSWQDRLEPKLGLDLVGGTRLTLEATNTVDGQAPTAESLEEARQIIESRVNAFGVAEAEVVTEGDRNIVISLPGENRDLTEVGSAAELRFRKVLQVTDGSGAAANPPPSPTSAPSATPSESAAPSGSATPSGSATPSGSATPSGSATPSATGSASPTPSSSVQVTASPTGQGGGAPAPSASATPSATPTPSASSSPSATPAASDSATPVPASVEEQRRAVEQKVGATAWEAANGLQSPTDLAADPSLVEKLTPFASLDDREVAVLPAQMQFTVPQITCAQLDARPPASISAVDQQAVACEFGSIKYLLDQAKVVGTDINDANAVLDQTSQWVVSLDFTGSGQEKWTALTGEAFRNEGNACDPSALGDSGNCRVAVVLDNQVVSSPEILGVLTSNSQITGNFTQQDASDLASTLRYGALPVTFEPQAQQNVTATLGASHLRAGLLAAGIGMLLVIIYSFFYYRLLGSVIFLSLVLSALLVFGALVVLGRQIGFTLTLAGIAGMIVSLGVAADSFVIYFERLKDEIREGRSPRSAVSRAWIRARRTIISANAITLMSAVVLYIVSVGVVKGFAFALGLATVLDLVVVFLFRHPIMTMFARTRAFLSPRVSGLGRALPAREKPAQPRNPRAKEA